A window of Plasmodium malariae genome assembly, chromosome: 5 contains these coding sequences:
- the PmUG01_05013750 gene encoding Plasmodium exported protein, unknown function, which produces MEKKNRFSSIIKIFTFVLLFCTSHCYNQKSTYIKSLEGKVNLENTLTIRAIRLLLSENKLKENNFTEINLKQRRQNNEKVETLVGELESTYEKNSDNQGKVNILKKLDEYLEEKIFNSLTYIYSYFNKNEKARKKENFKGVLKYIILLNLPSALVSLLGFLFYIGKDNTLLLSLGTAACIVINLLMMIYVFLKNLKYKAIQAGYKNPSFKVYIGFIKKIFKL; this is translated from the exons atggaaaaaaaaaacaggtTTTcaagtataattaaaatttttacatttgtcCTTCTATTTTGCACATCCCATTGCTATAAccaaaaa aGTACTTATATTAAATCGTTAGAAGGAAAAGTAAACTTAGAAAATACATTAACTATTAGAGCTATACGATTATTGTTatcagaaaataaattaaaagagaaCAACTTCACAGagataaatttaaaacagCGTAgacaaaataatgaaaaagttgAAACATTAGTAGGGGAATTAGAAAGTacgtatgaaaaaaattcagATAATCAAGGTAAGGTcaatatacttaaaaaactAGACGAATACCtagaggaaaaaatattcaattctttaacttatatatatagttattttaataaaaatgaaaaggccagaaaaaaagaaaattttaaggGAGTACttaagtatataattttattgaatcTCCCATCTGCATTAGTTTCTTTACTTGGATTTCTCTTTTATATAGGAAAAGATAATACATTATTACTTTCCTTGGGCACTGCAGCTTGTATTGTTATAAATTTACTTATGAtgatatatgtttttttgaaaaatttaaaatataaggcTATACAAGCAGGTTACAAAAATCCTTcttttaaagtatatattggtttcataaaaaaaatttttaaattataa
- the PmUG01_05013700 gene encoding Plasmodium exported protein, unknown function, with product MVQANKFFYFTLLIWLVQYSYEVATSSTSWNKIIKLNNISDVRVSRLLYGETDLYDQQRYQSLKEKAKHIEKEDEYIFGKRLNKLLQSDGIKEQFKKNMYNEELQKTSDSLNFKDNSNNSYDSLTSIDYLEDVHDEIKGEPIRMKWYKSKEKSVSPLTSNHHKIVYPPYKRGKQKILYPEYKKTNKFIGKYDKRITKKMINIFTTIILFSSVTILVILNYRSPQAVLASCALLALSILYLHFKGFKKFSKSSNIYNIHNRFSRPL from the exons ATGGTACAAGCAAACAAGTTTTTCTATTTCACTCTATTAATTTGGTTAGTCCAGTATTCCTATGag GTAGCTACATCTAGCACATCATGGAATAAGATAATCAaactaaataatatatcagaTGTAAGGGTAAGTAGATTATTATACGGAGAAACAGATCTATATGATCAACAGAGATATCAATccttaaaagaaaaagcaaaGCATATAGAAAAGGaagatgaatatatttttggaaaaagACTAAACAAATTATTACAAAGTGATGGTATAAAGGAacagtttaaaaaaaatatgtataatgaaGAGCTTCAAAAAACATCTGattcattaaattttaagGATAATTCGAATAATTCTTATGATTCTTTAACATCTATTGATTACCTTGAAGATGTTCATGATGAAATAAAAGGAGAACCAATTCGAATGAAATGGTATAagtcaaaagaaaaaagtgtGTCACCATTAACAAGTAATCATCACAAAATAGTATATCCACCATATAAAAgaggaaaacaaaaaattttatatcctgaatataaaaaaacaaataaatttataggtaaatatgataaacgtattactaaaaaaatgattaatatttttactacaATTATTCTATTCAGCTCTGTCACCATATTAGTAATCCTGAATTATCGATCTCCTCAAGCTGTTCTAGCATCATGCGCTTTATTGGCGTTAtccatattatatttacattttaaaggatttaaaaaatttagcaAGAGttctaatatttataatatacataatagaTTTTCTCGGCCCTTATAA
- the PmUG01_05013600 gene encoding STP1 protein, with translation MDSCFSSKTSTLRSENNKAKFREKCQDLANYLIQNNNPPRYYEQYKVTWKGALNFWLKVYYRDLNKYGGCPLILEEKDKTILNLKYEEVDFCDKKKKDLEEIKQLSGKSKGTDIYISKCNAYNEWIEQKWKHFEQKQNLFETCYKKTSLKKKKKGSSDFICDLMNPQTFQKIPDCPSPNTLSSLNVEAKKAEKVLETKDKEKQEDSKESNDPPELASPAKSEEIDQDTNHNQHEQTNQQVPSTQHDLQIQERLSSPEPPPEEDKADFQSSSQSKTLTLPKPSKSSLEVSGESLSPSPVPLVTKPDNAPQATLSSTISSSQSSPLVSPMPSYTLLGILKKKKRIKKRQVKFLRILLPSLSNRSEHLTQGHLEHPEYDAEEIIKNINIYECNTIKKVNALNRKNERTKTIIEVHLEVLKEYRKEEWEYRKGEFLDICLEVLTKEGHRTNPSLTNEELTIESIKNSNDTVKNKILWIKWIERHKNISEKLKKVEWFNNLKNEWKKEKSYIKEMKELKNESSNENHNILLLEREKDIWRKWISKKRKFIEQYFEQDWFKELAEEYQNMLDEYTNEEKVNDELPKNIEKMEHRENYEELYKYIRTKLLSKFCILAYMAILEECKKEDYIENRELHLDSSINDWKNEENSEKKIKITDNFIEKNNNVYENSKNKEIHNNIGENLLGEKLEDWIGEDESYVNSI, from the exons ATGGATAGTTGTTTTTCCTCG AAAACCAGCACCTTACGTAGTGAGAACAATAAAGCTAAATTTAGAGAAAAATGTCAAGACTTGGCTAATTATCTAATTCAGAACAATAATCCACCACGatattatgaacaatatAAAGTGACGTGGAAAGGAGCACTAAATTTTTGGTTAAAAGTTTACTATAGAGatctaaataaatatggaGGTTGCCCTTTGATTTTAgaggaaaaagataaaactattttaaatttaaaatatgaagaagtaGATTTctgtgataaaaaaaaaaaagatttggaagaaataaaacaattaagTGGAAAATCAAAGGGTActgatatatacataagtaaaTGTAATGCATATAATGAGTGGATTGAACAGAAGTGGAAGCATTTTGAGCAGAAGCAAAACCTTTTTGAAACAtgctataaaaaaacaagcctaaagaagaaaaaaaaaggaagttcAGATTTTATATGCGACTTAATGAATCCCCAAACATTCCAAAAAATACCAGACTGCCCATCTCCCAATACATTATCATCTCTTAATGTTGAAGCTAAAAAAGCAGAAAAAGTCTTAGAAACAAAggataaagaaaaacaagaAGATTCAAAAGAATCAAATGATCCACCTGAACTAGCCAGTCCAGCTAAATCTGAAGAAATAGATCAAGATACAAATCATAATCAACATGAACAGACAAATCAACAAGTACCCTCAACTCAACACGATCTACAAATACAAGAACGGTTATCATCACCTGAACCTCCACCTGAGGAAGACAAAGCTGATTTTCAAAGTTCTTCACAGTCTAAAACACTAACACTTCCCAAACCTTCCAAGTCATCCCTAGAAGTATCAGGTGAATCTCTATCACCTTCTCCAGTTCCACTAGTCACAAAACCAGACAATGCTCCCCAAGCGACTTTATCTTCTACAATATCATCTTCCCAATCAAGTCCTTTAGTTTCCCCTATGCCTTCT TATACATTATTAGggattctaaaaaaaaaaaaaagaataaaaaaaagacaagTAAAATTCCTAAGAATACTGCTACCTTCACTCTCTAACAGAAGTGAGCATCTAACACAAGGTCATTTAGAACACCCAGAATATGATGCCGaagaaatcataaaaaacataaatatatatgaatgtaacacgataaaaaaggtaaatgCGTTAAAtcgaaaaaatgaaaggaCTAAAACTATTATAGAAGTACATTTGGAAGTACTCAAAGAATACAGAAAAGAAGAATGGGAATACAGAAAAGGAGAATTTTTAGACATATGCCTAGAAGTGCTCACAAAAGAGGGGCATCGAACTAATCCTAGTTTAACAAATGAAGAACTAACAATAgaaagtattaaaaatagcaatgacactgtaaaaaataaaatcttaTGGATTAAATGGATAGAaagacataaaaatatttctgaaaaattgaaaaaagtggaatggtttaataatttgaaaaatgaatggaaaaaagaaaaatcttacataaaagaaatgaaagaattaaaaaacgAATCATCGAATGAAAATCATAATATTCTACTCCTGGAAAGAGAGAAAGACATATGGAGGAAGTGGATATCAAAGAAGAGAAAGTTTATAGAACAATATTTTGAACAAGACTGGTTTAAAGAATTAGCAGAGGAATACCAAAATATGCTAGATGAATACacaaatgaagaaaaagtaaatgatgagttaccaaaaaatatagaaaaaatggaGCACAGagaaaattatgaagaattatataagtatataagaacaaaattactatcaaaattttgtataCTTGCATATATGGCAATATTAGAAGAATGCAAAAAAGAAgattatatagaaaatagaGAATTACATTTAGATAGTTCCATAAATGATtggaaaaatgaagaaaattcagaaaaaaaaataaaaattacagaTAACTTCAttgaaaagaataataacgtttatgaaaatagtaaaaataaggaaattcataataatatagggGAAAATCTTTTAGGGGAAAAGCTGGAAGATTGGATAGGAGAAGATGAATCATATGTAAATTCCATATAA